GGTGGCATTATCGGTAAATCTTTTCATCAACTTAGCGTGTCCCTCTGTAAGGGCCGTGCCGAGTGGCGCAACCACATTTGTAAAACCAAACCTGTGACAGGAGATAACATCAAGATAGCCTTCAACGAAAATGACAGAGTCCATCTTCTTGATAGAATCCCTCGTAAGATTCAGGCCGTAGAGTGTCCTGCTTTTGTTAAAGATCGGGGTTTCAGGTGAGTTCAAATATTTAGGCTCAGAGTTATCTAAGACCCTGCCTCCAAATGCTGTAACTTCTCCCTGAAGGTCGAATATGGGGAAAATAATCCTTCCTCTAAAAGTATCATAATAGCCCTTTGGCCCCTGAATGATAAGCCCGGCTTTTTTTATAGCCTCAACAGGATAACCTTTTTTCCTGAGATGAGTTAAAAGCCTGTCCCACTCCCTGGGTGCATACCCGGGAGAAAAGCTATCCTTAGAAAAATTGTCTATTCCTCTACTTTTAAGATAATCCTCAGCCTCAGGATTGCCTTTAAGGGCATCC
This sequence is a window from Nitrospirota bacterium. Protein-coding genes within it:
- a CDS encoding DNA primase produces the protein MPSYDRTLEEIKSRVDIVDLISGYVSLKKSGQNWKGLCPFHSEKTPSFIVSPSKQIYHCFGCGIGGDVFSFIVQQENTSFNEAVSLLAKKAGVTLPKFQDNAINNKQREMLLSLYRDSMMFYRDALKGNPEAEDYLKSRGIDNFSKDSFSPGYAPREWDRLLTHLRKKGYPVEAIKKAGLIIQGPKGYYDTFRGRIIFPIFDLQGEVTAFGGRVLDNSEPKYLNSPETPIFNKSRTLYGLNLTRDSIKKMDSVIFVEGYLDVISCHRFGFTNVVAPLGTALTEGHAKLMKRFTDNAT